A single window of Nasonia vitripennis strain AsymCx chromosome 4, Nvit_psr_1.1, whole genome shotgun sequence DNA harbors:
- the Ptc gene encoding patched isoform X1 yields MVAASGPTGILAGRPSASPTTECLEVNVASTSSSNKKHQQKQETRTKKNGNGPKHRHETDLYIRPSWTDAALALDQIEKGKADGQKWAVWVRARLQDQLCQLGYFLYRNAGKVLFVAICVLAAISLGLRAVQFHTKVDQLWIQEGGRLENELRYIADTVGETPASTHQLVIQAPKHHGANILHTAALKEHLAVLRNATQVTVSLFDTSWTLKDLCYKPSIPMFENSMTEKIFDNIIPCAIITPLDCFWEGSKMLGAHVAYVPSHIWNEPLKWTSLNPTLMLEEMKKRFAQYSFSYKILEDYMKRAGITNGYLDKPCLDPRDPECPESAPNKHSLQVPDIGAELTGGCYGFAAKFMHWPEELLVGGAKHNKTGQLTRAAALQTVIQIMGEREFYDYYARVDTDKVKYTDWTQEKATQVLETWQREFTKQVKLQQNTTDSRPYNLFAFSTTSMNDILGKYSELSFVRIIVGSGLMFLYAGVVLIRWNDRVKSQSGIGIAGVMLVIASLAAGLGFCALLGIPFNATSTQIVPFLILGLGIHDMFLLTHTYAELSVYDLPRNQQTGVVLKRAGLSILLTGLCNVVSFFAAAIIPIPALRVFSLQAAVLLLFNLGAMLLIFPAMISLDLRRRRAGLYDIMCCVRANDSESQEACTQVHSRCKLASINNNESFAGEEETLTGFSSNDCYSFSPTQLVAKHYAKFVTRPFTKVIGVMLLAALLTASTWQALRLDDGLDLADLVPLRSDEHAFLSAQTKHFGFYNMFAITGRDFEYPNNQKLLLDYHESFMRIKNVIKNDDGGLPEFWLTIFRDWLRNLQESFDRDYKNNCLNAEGWFRNASDEGILAYKLLAQTGHVDNPIDKSLITQVRLVNSEGIINPRAFYNYLSAWATNDAFAYGASQANLRPQPRQWFYGDDEELKIPKSMPITYAQMPFYLHKLTETADITELITSVRQLCRKFEEKGLPNFPSGIPFIFWEQYMDLRSCLGIALLVALIASIIVVGILLLNAWAAILVGAVLAGVVLQLLGIMGLCGIKLSAVPAVLLVVSVGISVHFTVHICLSFVTCVGSRDRRVRLALEHMYAPVVHGALTTLLAVLMLAFSEFEFIVRYFFLVLVCLIGVGLVNGLFFFPILLSLIGPSAEVIPNEHPDRISTPTPPSSPIVRRSSSKPPAPPRRPHKIENARLHAEPSLTTITEEPNSWHSQQESCIIVQPEVKVETSTCGNQNCSGSDTSCSSRTSPVPPPSHITTKVTATLTAKVEVHTPLTIVGGVERSKKCRHSSSSSRRSSRCSTSVNTTESSGSSSEPDSDTNTNSKRK; encoded by the exons ATGGTCGCTGCGTCCGGCCCTACAGGGATCCTAGCGGGACGCCCCTCCGCCTCTCCGACCACCGAGTGCCTGGAGGTGAACGTTgccagcaccagcagcagcaacaagaAGCATCAGCAGAAGCAGGAAACTAGGACTAAGAAGAACGGAAATGGCCCGAAGCACAGGCACGAGACCGACCTGTACATCAGGCCCAGCTGGACCGACgccgcgctcgctctcgaTCAGATCGAGAAG GGCAAGGCCGATGGACAGAAGTGGGCGGTGTGGGTCAGAGCGCGCCTGCAGGACCAGCTGTGCCAATTAGGCTACTTCCTCTACAGGAACGCGGGCAAGGTCCTCTTCGTGGCGATCTGCGTGCTGGCGGCCATCAGCTTGGGCTTGAGGGCCGTGCAATTCCACACCAAGGTCGACCAACTATGGATTCAGG AGGGCGGCAGACTCGAGAACGAGCTCAGGTACATCGCAGACACGGTTGGAGAGACCCCGGCCTCGACGCACCAGCTCGTCATCCAGGCGCCCAAGCATCACGGGGCCAATATCCTCCACACGGCCGCGCTCAAGGAACATCTCGCGGTGCTCAGGAATGCCACTCAGGTCACCGTCAGTCTCTTCGACAC CTCCTGGACGCTCAAAGACCTGTGCTACAAGCCCAGCATACCGATGTTCGAGAATAGCATGACCGAGAAG ATTTTCGATAACATCATTCCCTGCGCCATCATCACACCCCTCGATTGCTTCTGGGAAGGCAGCAAAATGCTCGGGGCCCATGTTGCCTATGTACC GAGCCACATATGGAACGAGCCGCTCAAGTGGACGAGCCTGAACCCCACGCTCATGCTCGAGGAGATGAAGAAGCGCTTCGCCCAGTACAGTTTCTCCTACAAGATCCTCGAGGACTACATGAAGCGAGCGGGTATCACTAACGGCTACCTGGACAAGCCCTGTCTGGATCCTCGGGATCCCGAGTGCCCGGAAAGCGCGCCCAACAAGCACAGTCTGCAG GTGCCGGACATCGGAGCCGAGCTGACGGGCGGATGCTACGGCTTCGCCGCCAAGTTCATGCACTGGCCCGAGGAGTTGCTCGTCGGTGGCGCCAAGCATAATAAGACCGGTCAGCTGACCCGTGCTGCCGCCCTCCAGACCGTCATCCAGATCATGGGTGAACGCGAGTTCTACGACTACTATGCCAGGGTCGATACCGACAAGGTCAAGTACACTGACTGGACCCAGGAGAAGGCCACGCAGGTCCTCGAGACCTGGCAGCGGGAATTCACCAAGCAGGTCAAGCTGCAGCAAAATACTACCGACTCCCGGCCGTACAATCTCTTTGCCTTCAGTACTACCAGTATGAACGACATCCTCGGAAAGTACAGCGAGCTGTCCTTCGTCAGGATTATCGTTGGCTCTGGCCTCATG ttcCTCTACGCAGGAGTGGTGCTGATCCGCTGGAATGACCGAGTCAAGTCCCAGTCGGGTATCGGCATTGCTGGTGTCATGTTGGTTATCGCGTCGCTTGCAGCTGGACTGGGCTTTTGCGCCCTTCTCGGCATTCCCTTCAATGCCACCAGCACTCAAATCGTGCCATTCCTGATCCTTGGTCTCGGAATCCACGACATGTTCCTGCTGACGCACACCTACGCCGAGCTCTCGGTCTATGATTTGCCGAGAAACCAACAGACCGGCGTCGTCCTCAAGCGCGCCGGACTTTCAATTCTTTTGACGGGGCTCTGCAACGTCGTTTCCTTCTTTGCTGCAGCCATCATCCCGATACCGGCGCTGCGCGTCTTTTCCCTGCAAGCAGCTGTCCTGTTACTCTTTAACCTGGGTGCCATGCTGCTCATTTTCCCGGCAATGATTAGTCTCGATCTGCGCCGTCGACGAGCCGGATTGTACGACATTATGTGCTGTGTGCGAGCCAATGACTCTGAGTCCCAAGAGGCCTGCACCCAGGTGCATTCCAGATGCAAACTAGCATCAATCAACAATAACGAGAGCTTTGCTGGAGAAGAAGAGACCCTCACTGGGTTTAGTTCTAACGACTGCTACAGCTTCTCGCCAACCCAACTTGTGGCCAAGCATTACGCCAAGTTCGTAACGCGACCATTCACTAAAGTGATCGGCGTCATGCTGCTCGCTGCTCTGCTTACTGCCAGCACCTGGCAGGCCTTGCGTCTCGATGACGGACTCGACCTCGCGGACCTCGTGCCTCTGAGATCAGATGAGCACGCCTTCCTCTCTGCGCAGACTAAACACTTTGGCTTCTACAACATGTTCGCCATAACGGGCCGAGACTTTGAGTATCCCAACAATCAAAAGCTACTTCTCGATTATCACGAATCATTCATGCGCATTAAGAACGTGATCAAGAATGACGATGGAGGTCTTCCGGAATTCTGGCTTACCATTTTCCGCGACTGGTTGCGAAATCTTCAAGAATCTTTCGACCGCGACTACAAGAACAACTGTCTCAATGCTGAGGGCTGGTTCAGGAATGCTAGCGACGAAGGCATATTAGCTTACAAGCTACTTGCGCAAACTGGACACGTAGACAACCCAATTGACAAGTCCCTTATCACGCAGGTTCGCCTAGTCAATTCGGAAGGTATTATCAATCCCAGAGCGTTCTACAATTATTTGAGCGCTTGGGCCACGAACGACGCTTTTGCGTATGGTGCCTCTCAAGCCAACCTTCGTCCCCAGCCCCGACAGTGGTTCTATGGCGATGACGAAGAACTGAAAATTCCCAAGAGCATGCCAATCACCTACGCCCAGATGCCGTTCTACTTGCACAAGCTCACCGAAACCGCTGATATCACTGAACTTATTACCAGTGTGCGCCAGCTCTGCCGTAAATTCGAAGAGAAAGGTTTGCCCAACTTTCCCTCCGGGATACCCTTCATCTTCTGGGAACAGTATATGGATCTGAGAAGCTGTCTGGGTATCGCCCTCCTGGTTGCACTCATTGCCAGTATAATCGTTGTGGGTATACTCTTGCTGAATGCCTGGGCAGCGATTCTCGTCGGCGCTGTGCTAGCTGGAGTCGTGCTTCAGTTATTGGGGATCATGGGCCTCTGCGGTATCAAGCTAAGCGCGGTACCTGCCGTGCTCTTGGTCGTCAGCGTCGGTATCTCTGTACACTTTACTGTCCACATATGCTTG AGCTTCGTAACGTGCGTAGGCAGTCGGGACCGAAGAGTCCGTCTCGCATTGGAACACATGTACGCGCCAGTCGTTCACGGTGCTCTTACCACCCTCCTGGCCGTTCTCATGTTAGCCTTCTCAGAGTTTGAGTTCATCGTCCGTTACTTCTTTTTGGTGTTGGTTTGCCTGATTGGAGTAGGACTTGTCAACGGCCTGTTCTTTTTCCCGATCCTTCTTTCCCTCATAGGCCCGTCGGCCGAAGTCATACCGAACGAACATCCCGACCGTATATCAACCCCAACGCCACCATCTTCGCCCATTGTACGACGGTCATCGTCCAAGCCACCCGCACCGCCTAGAAGACCACACAAGATTGAGAACGCAAGACTGCATGCCGAGCCGTCCCTCACGACCATTACGGAAGAGCCGAACTCGTGGCACAGCCAGCAGGAGTCCTGCATCATTGTGCAGCCCGAAGTCAAGGTCGAGACCTCAACGTGTGGCAACCAG AACTGCAGTGGATCAGACACAAGTTGCTCTAGTCGGACGTCTCCAGTTCCACCACCGTCACACATCACTACTAAAGTCACTGCCACTCTCACCGCCAAGGTCGAGGTTCACACGCCACTAACCA TTGTAGGTGGAGTCGAGCGCAGTAAGAAATGCCGACACAGTAGCTCCAGCAGCAGGCGAAGCTCGCGTTGCAGTACTTCGGTTAATACGACCGAGTCTTCCGGTTCGAGTTCTGAACCGGATTCTGATACGAACACGAACAGCAAACGCAAGTAA
- the Ptc gene encoding patched: MVAASGPTGILAGRPSASPTTECLEVNVASTSSSNKKHQQKQETRTKKNGNGPKHRHETDLYIRPSWTDAALALDQIEKGKADGQKWAVWVRARLQDQLCQLGYFLYRNAGKVLFVAICVLAAISLGLRAVQFHTKVDQLWIQEGGRLENELRYIADTVGETPASTHQLVIQAPKHHGANILHTAALKEHLAVLRNATQVTVSLFDTSWTLKDLCYKPSIPMFENSMTEKIFDNIIPCAIITPLDCFWEGSKMLGAHVAYVPHIWNEPLKWTSLNPTLMLEEMKKRFAQYSFSYKILEDYMKRAGITNGYLDKPCLDPRDPECPESAPNKHSLQVPDIGAELTGGCYGFAAKFMHWPEELLVGGAKHNKTGQLTRAAALQTVIQIMGEREFYDYYARVDTDKVKYTDWTQEKATQVLETWQREFTKQVKLQQNTTDSRPYNLFAFSTTSMNDILGKYSELSFVRIIVGSGLMFLYAGVVLIRWNDRVKSQSGIGIAGVMLVIASLAAGLGFCALLGIPFNATSTQIVPFLILGLGIHDMFLLTHTYAELSVYDLPRNQQTGVVLKRAGLSILLTGLCNVVSFFAAAIIPIPALRVFSLQAAVLLLFNLGAMLLIFPAMISLDLRRRRAGLYDIMCCVRANDSESQEACTQVHSRCKLASINNNESFAGEEETLTGFSSNDCYSFSPTQLVAKHYAKFVTRPFTKVIGVMLLAALLTASTWQALRLDDGLDLADLVPLRSDEHAFLSAQTKHFGFYNMFAITGRDFEYPNNQKLLLDYHESFMRIKNVIKNDDGGLPEFWLTIFRDWLRNLQESFDRDYKNNCLNAEGWFRNASDEGILAYKLLAQTGHVDNPIDKSLITQVRLVNSEGIINPRAFYNYLSAWATNDAFAYGASQANLRPQPRQWFYGDDEELKIPKSMPITYAQMPFYLHKLTETADITELITSVRQLCRKFEEKGLPNFPSGIPFIFWEQYMDLRSCLGIALLVALIASIIVVGILLLNAWAAILVGAVLAGVVLQLLGIMGLCGIKLSAVPAVLLVVSVGISVHFTVHICLSFVTCVGSRDRRVRLALEHMYAPVVHGALTTLLAVLMLAFSEFEFIVRYFFLVLVCLIGVGLVNGLFFFPILLSLIGPSAEVIPNEHPDRISTPTPPSSPIVRRSSSKPPAPPRRPHKIENARLHAEPSLTTITEEPNSWHSQQESCIIVQPEVKVETSTCGNQNCSGSDTSCSSRTSPVPPPSHITTKVTATLTAKVEVHTPLTSGVERSKKCRHSSSSSRRSSRCSTSVNTTESSGSSSEPDSDTNTNSKRK, from the exons ATGGTCGCTGCGTCCGGCCCTACAGGGATCCTAGCGGGACGCCCCTCCGCCTCTCCGACCACCGAGTGCCTGGAGGTGAACGTTgccagcaccagcagcagcaacaagaAGCATCAGCAGAAGCAGGAAACTAGGACTAAGAAGAACGGAAATGGCCCGAAGCACAGGCACGAGACCGACCTGTACATCAGGCCCAGCTGGACCGACgccgcgctcgctctcgaTCAGATCGAGAAG GGCAAGGCCGATGGACAGAAGTGGGCGGTGTGGGTCAGAGCGCGCCTGCAGGACCAGCTGTGCCAATTAGGCTACTTCCTCTACAGGAACGCGGGCAAGGTCCTCTTCGTGGCGATCTGCGTGCTGGCGGCCATCAGCTTGGGCTTGAGGGCCGTGCAATTCCACACCAAGGTCGACCAACTATGGATTCAGG AGGGCGGCAGACTCGAGAACGAGCTCAGGTACATCGCAGACACGGTTGGAGAGACCCCGGCCTCGACGCACCAGCTCGTCATCCAGGCGCCCAAGCATCACGGGGCCAATATCCTCCACACGGCCGCGCTCAAGGAACATCTCGCGGTGCTCAGGAATGCCACTCAGGTCACCGTCAGTCTCTTCGACAC CTCCTGGACGCTCAAAGACCTGTGCTACAAGCCCAGCATACCGATGTTCGAGAATAGCATGACCGAGAAG ATTTTCGATAACATCATTCCCTGCGCCATCATCACACCCCTCGATTGCTTCTGGGAAGGCAGCAAAATGCTCGGGGCCCATGTTGCCTATGTACC CCACATATGGAACGAGCCGCTCAAGTGGACGAGCCTGAACCCCACGCTCATGCTCGAGGAGATGAAGAAGCGCTTCGCCCAGTACAGTTTCTCCTACAAGATCCTCGAGGACTACATGAAGCGAGCGGGTATCACTAACGGCTACCTGGACAAGCCCTGTCTGGATCCTCGGGATCCCGAGTGCCCGGAAAGCGCGCCCAACAAGCACAGTCTGCAG GTGCCGGACATCGGAGCCGAGCTGACGGGCGGATGCTACGGCTTCGCCGCCAAGTTCATGCACTGGCCCGAGGAGTTGCTCGTCGGTGGCGCCAAGCATAATAAGACCGGTCAGCTGACCCGTGCTGCCGCCCTCCAGACCGTCATCCAGATCATGGGTGAACGCGAGTTCTACGACTACTATGCCAGGGTCGATACCGACAAGGTCAAGTACACTGACTGGACCCAGGAGAAGGCCACGCAGGTCCTCGAGACCTGGCAGCGGGAATTCACCAAGCAGGTCAAGCTGCAGCAAAATACTACCGACTCCCGGCCGTACAATCTCTTTGCCTTCAGTACTACCAGTATGAACGACATCCTCGGAAAGTACAGCGAGCTGTCCTTCGTCAGGATTATCGTTGGCTCTGGCCTCATG ttcCTCTACGCAGGAGTGGTGCTGATCCGCTGGAATGACCGAGTCAAGTCCCAGTCGGGTATCGGCATTGCTGGTGTCATGTTGGTTATCGCGTCGCTTGCAGCTGGACTGGGCTTTTGCGCCCTTCTCGGCATTCCCTTCAATGCCACCAGCACTCAAATCGTGCCATTCCTGATCCTTGGTCTCGGAATCCACGACATGTTCCTGCTGACGCACACCTACGCCGAGCTCTCGGTCTATGATTTGCCGAGAAACCAACAGACCGGCGTCGTCCTCAAGCGCGCCGGACTTTCAATTCTTTTGACGGGGCTCTGCAACGTCGTTTCCTTCTTTGCTGCAGCCATCATCCCGATACCGGCGCTGCGCGTCTTTTCCCTGCAAGCAGCTGTCCTGTTACTCTTTAACCTGGGTGCCATGCTGCTCATTTTCCCGGCAATGATTAGTCTCGATCTGCGCCGTCGACGAGCCGGATTGTACGACATTATGTGCTGTGTGCGAGCCAATGACTCTGAGTCCCAAGAGGCCTGCACCCAGGTGCATTCCAGATGCAAACTAGCATCAATCAACAATAACGAGAGCTTTGCTGGAGAAGAAGAGACCCTCACTGGGTTTAGTTCTAACGACTGCTACAGCTTCTCGCCAACCCAACTTGTGGCCAAGCATTACGCCAAGTTCGTAACGCGACCATTCACTAAAGTGATCGGCGTCATGCTGCTCGCTGCTCTGCTTACTGCCAGCACCTGGCAGGCCTTGCGTCTCGATGACGGACTCGACCTCGCGGACCTCGTGCCTCTGAGATCAGATGAGCACGCCTTCCTCTCTGCGCAGACTAAACACTTTGGCTTCTACAACATGTTCGCCATAACGGGCCGAGACTTTGAGTATCCCAACAATCAAAAGCTACTTCTCGATTATCACGAATCATTCATGCGCATTAAGAACGTGATCAAGAATGACGATGGAGGTCTTCCGGAATTCTGGCTTACCATTTTCCGCGACTGGTTGCGAAATCTTCAAGAATCTTTCGACCGCGACTACAAGAACAACTGTCTCAATGCTGAGGGCTGGTTCAGGAATGCTAGCGACGAAGGCATATTAGCTTACAAGCTACTTGCGCAAACTGGACACGTAGACAACCCAATTGACAAGTCCCTTATCACGCAGGTTCGCCTAGTCAATTCGGAAGGTATTATCAATCCCAGAGCGTTCTACAATTATTTGAGCGCTTGGGCCACGAACGACGCTTTTGCGTATGGTGCCTCTCAAGCCAACCTTCGTCCCCAGCCCCGACAGTGGTTCTATGGCGATGACGAAGAACTGAAAATTCCCAAGAGCATGCCAATCACCTACGCCCAGATGCCGTTCTACTTGCACAAGCTCACCGAAACCGCTGATATCACTGAACTTATTACCAGTGTGCGCCAGCTCTGCCGTAAATTCGAAGAGAAAGGTTTGCCCAACTTTCCCTCCGGGATACCCTTCATCTTCTGGGAACAGTATATGGATCTGAGAAGCTGTCTGGGTATCGCCCTCCTGGTTGCACTCATTGCCAGTATAATCGTTGTGGGTATACTCTTGCTGAATGCCTGGGCAGCGATTCTCGTCGGCGCTGTGCTAGCTGGAGTCGTGCTTCAGTTATTGGGGATCATGGGCCTCTGCGGTATCAAGCTAAGCGCGGTACCTGCCGTGCTCTTGGTCGTCAGCGTCGGTATCTCTGTACACTTTACTGTCCACATATGCTTG AGCTTCGTAACGTGCGTAGGCAGTCGGGACCGAAGAGTCCGTCTCGCATTGGAACACATGTACGCGCCAGTCGTTCACGGTGCTCTTACCACCCTCCTGGCCGTTCTCATGTTAGCCTTCTCAGAGTTTGAGTTCATCGTCCGTTACTTCTTTTTGGTGTTGGTTTGCCTGATTGGAGTAGGACTTGTCAACGGCCTGTTCTTTTTCCCGATCCTTCTTTCCCTCATAGGCCCGTCGGCCGAAGTCATACCGAACGAACATCCCGACCGTATATCAACCCCAACGCCACCATCTTCGCCCATTGTACGACGGTCATCGTCCAAGCCACCCGCACCGCCTAGAAGACCACACAAGATTGAGAACGCAAGACTGCATGCCGAGCCGTCCCTCACGACCATTACGGAAGAGCCGAACTCGTGGCACAGCCAGCAGGAGTCCTGCATCATTGTGCAGCCCGAAGTCAAGGTCGAGACCTCAACGTGTGGCAACCAG AACTGCAGTGGATCAGACACAAGTTGCTCTAGTCGGACGTCTCCAGTTCCACCACCGTCACACATCACTACTAAAGTCACTGCCACTCTCACCGCCAAGGTCGAGGTTCACACGCCACTAACCA GTGGAGTCGAGCGCAGTAAGAAATGCCGACACAGTAGCTCCAGCAGCAGGCGAAGCTCGCGTTGCAGTACTTCGGTTAATACGACCGAGTCTTCCGGTTCGAGTTCTGAACCGGATTCTGATACGAACACGAACAGCAAACGCAAGTAA